In Ostrea edulis chromosome 4, xbOstEdul1.1, whole genome shotgun sequence, a single window of DNA contains:
- the LOC125669846 gene encoding E3 ubiquitin-protein ligase TRIM71-like gives MMASYSKGHWVILCDLCKRKEVQLQCISCENKLCKECVGSHAIIEPTHVHKIVKYEETCTHFSHPFCQTHSERHCAIFCRDCDIPICTECQNIDHKNHVTEELPKVYLSKRKEIIEDTHVLEESLIPKYTQEEMVTKSKHVNLSCSYTAMEKKAESYKREWQEEVNNIFARFAKEFHILKEEDLKPLHCHQDQIKMGLQKMHQTMTQNREILKKGKVSQIINYISGLEEFQDLALLDLEPSPPTFLYNSVQETVGQLQLEELSALLVPATSLPLKNLSPVFSKILLDKVIVIATVRTTYHAIRDLACVGLNKVWVNAIGDYEDSALSCYDICGEKLETVTVGSFCNGLTMDTDGRLLYSEFNNIMSFEKGEVYVAVEMPSGWEAKGIFCSKSENMIVCVTNEEKDQKVLLYKNRVISKEIQFDENGEKLYTNGEYMLYPQENINGDVCVVDHNSNSVVVSSENKLRFRYGGKGARQQKDLNTNAIVTDQMGHIIVADEANDCLHIIDQNGQFLKCLEIPGLTNPTGLSLDTRGRLWVGSKTNGNIKVTQYMKYTK, from the coding sequence ATGATGGCATCTTATTCTAAGGGCCACTGGGTCATTTTGTGTGACCTTTGTAAGCGGAAGGAAGTACAACTTCAGTGCATCAGTTGTGAAAACAAGTTATGCAAAGAGTGTGTGGGAAGCCATGCTATCATAGAACCAACTCATGTACATAAAATTGTGAAGTATGAAGAGACATGCACACATTTTTCTCATCCATTCTGCCAGACCCACTCTGAAAGACATTGTGCCATATTCTGCAGAGACTGTGACATTCCCATTTGCACAGAATGTCAAAACATTGATCACAAAAATCATGTCACAGAAGAACTGCCAAAGGTATATCTTTCTAAGAGAAAAGAAATCATTGAAGACACTCATGTTCTTGAAGAATCTCTCATTCCCAAATATACACAAGAGGAAATGGTtaccaaatctaaacatgttAATTTGTCATGTAGCTATACCGCTATGGAGAAGAAAGCAGAAAGCTACAAGAGAGAATGGCAGGAAGAGGTAAATAACATATTTGCCAGATTTGCCAAAGAATTTCATATCTTGAAAGAGGAAGACCTGAAACCCTTGCACTGTCATCAAGACCAAATCAAAATGGGTCTTCAAAAAATGCACCAAACCATGACACAGAACCGGGAGATCTTGAAGAAAGGCAAAGTATCTCAGATAATCAATTACATATCTGGTCTTGAGGAATTTCAAGACCTTGCCCTATTGGATTTGGAACCAAGTCCTCCAACCTTCCTTTACAACTCTGTGCAAGAAACTGTAGGTCAGCTCCAGTTGGAGGAACTTTCTGCACTTCTTGTCCCAGCTACATCCCTCCCACTAAAGAACCTGTCACCTGTTTTCAGTAAAATACTGCTTGACAAAGTCATAGTGATTGCAACTGTCAGAACCACTTACCATGCCATCAGAGATTTGGCTTGTGTAGGGTTAAACAAAGTATGGGTAAATGCCATTGGAGACTATGAAGATTCTGCACTCTCCTGCTATGACATCTGTGGGGAAAAACTAGAAACAGTAACGGTTGGATCATTTTGCAATGGGCTCACCATGGACACTGACGGCAGACTACTCTACTCAGAGTTCAACAACATAATGAGTTTTGAAAAGGGGGAAGTATACGTTGCGGTTGAAATGCCCAGTGGATGGGAAGCAAAAGGTATTTTCTGCTCAAAATCAGAAAACATGATTGTCTGTGTGACAAATGAAGAAAAGGATCAGAAAGTCCTTCTTTACAAGAACAGAGTCATTAGCAAGGAAATCCAATTTGATGAAAATGGTGAAAAACTGTATACAAATGGAGAGTATATGCTCTATCCCCAGGAGAACATAAATGGAGATGTCTGCGTTGTTGACCACAACAGCAATTCAGTTGTTGTAAGCAGTGAAAACAAACTGAGGTTCAGGTATGGTGGAAAAGGAGCCAGACAACAAAAGGACCTCAATACCAATGCTATAGTGACAGATCAAATGGGCCACATTATAGTGGCTGATGAAGCTAATGACTGTCTTCACATCATTGATCAGAATGGACAATTCCTGAAGTGTTTGGAGATTCCTGGGCTGACCAATCCCACTGGATTAAGTTTAGACACTAGAGGGAGATTGTGGGTGGGATCCAAGACCAATGGGAACATCAAGGTTACCCAGTACATGAAGTATACCAAGTAA